In Pseudomonas fluorescens, the following are encoded in one genomic region:
- a CDS encoding TetR/AcrR family transcriptional regulator yields the protein MAQSETVERILDAAEQLFAEKGFAETSLRLITSKAGVNLAAVNYHFGSKKALIQAVFSRFLGPFCISLDKELERRQAKPDIKPTLEELLEILVEQALVVQPRSGNDLSIFMRLLGLAFSQSQGHLRRYLEDMYGKVFRRYMMLVNEAAPRIPPIELFWRVHFMLGAAAFSMSGIKALRAIAETDFGVNTSIEQVMRLMVPFLAAGMRAESGVTDAAMATAQLRPRSKSTPVAAKV from the coding sequence ATGGCCCAGTCGGAAACCGTTGAACGCATTCTTGATGCAGCCGAGCAGTTGTTCGCGGAAAAAGGTTTCGCCGAAACCTCGTTGCGCCTGATCACCAGCAAGGCCGGTGTCAACCTGGCGGCGGTGAACTATCACTTCGGTTCGAAGAAGGCGTTGATTCAAGCGGTTTTCTCGCGGTTCCTCGGGCCGTTCTGCATCAGTCTCGATAAAGAGCTGGAGCGGCGCCAGGCCAAGCCCGACATCAAGCCCACTCTCGAAGAGTTGCTGGAGATCCTTGTCGAACAGGCACTGGTGGTGCAACCGCGCAGTGGCAACGACCTGTCTATCTTCATGCGTTTGCTGGGGCTGGCGTTCAGTCAGAGCCAGGGGCACTTGCGTCGTTATCTGGAAGACATGTACGGCAAGGTGTTCCGCCGCTACATGATGCTGGTCAACGAAGCGGCGCCACGTATTCCCCCCATCGAACTGTTCTGGCGCGTGCACTTCATGCTGGGTGCGGCAGCGTTCAGCATGTCCGGTATCAAGGCCTTGCGCGCGATTGCCGAAACCGATTTCGGCGTGAACACCTCCATCGAGCAGGTCATGCGCCTGATGGTGCCATTCCTGGCTGCCGGCATGCGTGCCGAGTCCGGTGTGACGGATGCGGCCATGGC
- the lexA gene encoding transcriptional repressor LexA, producing the protein MLKLTPRQAEILAFIKRCLEDNGYPPTRAEIAQELGFKSPNAAEEHLKALARKGAIEMTPGASRGIRIPGFEAKADDSTLPIIGRVAAGAPILAQQHIEESCNINPAFFHPRADYLLRVHGMSMKDIGIFDGDLLAVHTTREARNGQIVVARIGDEVTVKRFKRDGSKVWLIAENPEFAPIEVNLQDQELVIEGLSVGVIRR; encoded by the coding sequence ATGCTAAAGCTGACGCCACGACAAGCAGAGATTCTGGCCTTCATCAAACGCTGCCTGGAAGACAACGGGTATCCACCCACCCGCGCGGAAATCGCTCAGGAACTGGGTTTCAAGTCACCCAATGCGGCGGAAGAACACCTCAAGGCTCTGGCCCGCAAGGGTGCAATCGAGATGACGCCTGGCGCCTCCCGTGGCATCCGCATCCCCGGCTTCGAAGCCAAGGCCGACGATTCCACCCTGCCGATCATTGGCCGGGTCGCGGCCGGCGCCCCGATTCTTGCGCAGCAACACATCGAAGAGTCCTGCAACATCAATCCCGCCTTCTTCCATCCGCGCGCCGACTACCTGCTGCGCGTCCACGGGATGAGCATGAAGGATATCGGCATTTTCGACGGCGACCTGCTGGCGGTCCACACCACCCGCGAAGCCCGTAACGGCCAGATCGTGGTGGCGCGAATCGGCGACGAAGTGACCGTCAAGCGCTTCAAGCGTGACGGCAGCAAAGTCTGGCTGATCGCCGAGAACCCCGAGTTCGCCCCTATTGAAGTGAACCTTCAAGACCAGGAACTGGTGATCGAAGGCTTGAGTGTCGGCGTCATTCGCCGCTAA
- the sulA gene encoding SOS-induced cell division inhibitor SulA, translating to MQFPQPSPQQTQLPLFEAFMAQPLAPILKDVVESPWSAEPDVFSELSLRGAAGNCLNLLAPILRELSQDQDARWLTLIAPPASLTQAWLRDAGLNRERILLLQPRGTQSAQQLTCEALRLGRSHTVVSWINPLSSQSRQQLISAARTGDAQSLNIRLG from the coding sequence ATGCAGTTCCCACAGCCATCACCACAGCAAACCCAACTGCCGTTGTTCGAAGCGTTCATGGCACAGCCATTGGCGCCGATCCTGAAAGACGTAGTCGAGTCCCCCTGGAGCGCCGAACCTGACGTTTTCAGCGAGCTGTCACTGCGTGGTGCAGCCGGGAACTGCCTGAACCTTCTGGCACCGATCCTCAGGGAATTGAGCCAGGACCAGGACGCACGCTGGCTGACACTGATCGCGCCGCCCGCCAGCCTGACTCAAGCCTGGTTGCGAGATGCCGGCCTCAACCGCGAACGCATTCTGTTGCTGCAACCGCGGGGCACCCAGAGCGCCCAGCAACTGACCTGCGAAGCCCTGCGCCTAGGTCGTAGCCACACGGTGGTCAGCTGGATCAACCCGTTGAGCTCCCAATCGCGGCAACAACTGATCAGCGCCGCCCGCACCGGGGACGCTCAGAGCCTGAATATTCGACTGGGATAA
- a CDS encoding DUF6586 family protein, with the protein MAHELYTRTNQKIYFAGLSLEALARTEEGRAMNSLALIQAGRESALFHLYGALLGLCHEIAGFYRLPQANAPRAELLLTREVLETIAIPEMAELVELANNPETWLAKLLAAHAALFQPPRAPHKPKGDVTQPLIQAVNLDEEEAVEELSREELESWRQNLKGLAIRFREGLNEC; encoded by the coding sequence ATGGCCCACGAACTGTATACCCGTACCAATCAGAAGATTTATTTCGCCGGCTTGTCGCTCGAAGCACTGGCCCGCACTGAAGAGGGTCGGGCGATGAATTCGCTGGCGCTGATCCAGGCCGGACGCGAATCCGCGTTGTTTCACCTGTACGGCGCGCTGTTGGGTCTGTGTCACGAAATCGCCGGTTTCTATCGCTTGCCCCAAGCCAATGCGCCCCGTGCAGAGTTGTTGCTGACTCGCGAGGTGCTGGAAACCATCGCCATTCCGGAAATGGCTGAGCTGGTCGAGTTGGCCAATAACCCGGAGACCTGGCTGGCCAAGCTGTTGGCCGCCCATGCTGCGCTGTTTCAGCCGCCACGCGCACCCCACAAGCCGAAAGGGGACGTGACCCAGCCACTGATTCAGGCTGTCAATCTGGATGAAGAGGAGGCAGTGGAGGAGCTGAGTCGGGAGGAGCTGGAGAGCTGGCGCCAGAATCTGAAGGGGTTGGCGATCCGCTTTCGCGAAGGCCTGAACGAGTGCTGA